The Rhododendron vialii isolate Sample 1 chromosome 8a, ASM3025357v1 genome has a window encoding:
- the LOC131297935 gene encoding probable serine/threonine-protein kinase PBL3 isoform X2 produces MGNCLGSPQQVDSFVVDKANSEDTKRPDKPPPILTIPPLSERGRSGKIPSPRSEDEILSSPHLKALLFSELKNATRNFRPDGLLGEGGFGCVYKGWLDEQALTAAKPGCGIAVAVKKLKPQGYQGHKEWLSEVDHLGQLHHPNLVKLIGYCLEDDNRLLVYEFMARGSLENHLFKRSAQPLPWETRVKVAIDAARGLSFLHNSESQVIYRDLKASNILLDSEFNAKLSDFGLAKAGPTGDQTHVSTQVMGTHGYAAPEYVATDFKQKMPPGVDSKHHVVNKSSRLTAKCDVYSFGVVLLELLSGRRAVDKEKVDVEQKLVDWAKSHLDDKRKIFRLMDTKLGGQYPRKGALILATLGMSCVNLDSRSRPPMDEVLRILEKIPSLKCVSVGSPWDRQTLPSPVSKSPRQLDLPSPITPYPRESLLPSPMIPTGTMIIGR; encoded by the exons aAGACACAAAACGTCCAGATAAGCCACCTCCAATTTTGACTATCCCTCCATTAAGTGAAAGGGGTAGAAGTGGGAAAATTCCGAGTCCAAGATCCGAGGATGAGATATTGTCGTCACCCCATTTGAAAGCCCTATTGTTTAGTGAGCTTAAGAATGCTACTAGAAACTTCCGCCCTGATGGTCTTCTTGGAGAAGGAGGGTTTGGATGTGTCTACAAAGGTTGGCTTGATGAGCAGGCTCTTACAGCGGCAAAGCCTGGATGTGGAATTGCAGTTGCTGTGAAGAAGCTTAAACCCCAAGGCTACCAGGGCCACAAGGAGTGGCTG TCGGAAGTAGATCATCTTGGCCAGCTCCATCATCCGAATCTTGTAAAACTTATTGGCTACTGCTTGGAAGATGACAACCGGCTACTGGTATATGAGTTCATGGCCAGAGGGAGTTTGGAGAATCATCTATTTAAAA GGAGTGCGCAACCTCTTCCATGGGAAACAAGGGTTAAGGTTGCCATAGATGCTGCTCGAGGGCTCTCTTTTCTTCACAACTCTGAATCACAAGTTATATATCGTGATCTTAAAGCTTCAAATATCCTGCTAGATTCA GAATTTAATGCTAAACTTTCGGACTTTGGATTGGCAAAAGCTGGCCCCACTGGGGATCAGACTCACGTATCTACTCAAGTCATGGGTACTCATGGTTATGCCGCCCCTGAGTACGTTGCTACAG ACTTCAAACAAAAGATGCCACCTGGAGTTGATTCGAAACACCATGTGGTAAATAAATCCA GTCGGTTGACAGCAAAGTGCGATGTATATAGCTTTGGGGTGGTGTTGCTAGAGTTGCTTAGCGGGCGTCGTGCTGTTGATAAAGAAAAGGTTGATGTTGAGCAGAAGTTAGTGGACTGGGCGAAATCCCACTTGGATGACAAACGAAAGATATTCCGGCTTATGGACACCAAGTTGGGGGGTCAGTATCCTCGAAAAGGAGCTTTAATACTTGCAACACTGGGGATGAGCTGTGTAAACCTTGACTCCAGATCCCGGCCTCCAATGGATGAGGTTTTAAGAATTCTAGAGAAGATCCCATCTCTTAAATGTGTGTCCGTAGGTTCCCCTTGGGATAGACAAACGCTACCTAGTCCTGTTTCCAAATCACCAAGACAACTTGACCTTCCTTCACCGATTACCCCATACCCCCGTGAATCTCTGTTGCCATCCCCCATGATCCCCACAGGAACTATGATTATCGGGAGGTAG
- the LOC131297935 gene encoding probable serine/threonine-protein kinase PBL3 isoform X4, translating into MGNCLGSPQQVDSFVVDKANSEDTKRPDKPPPILTIPPLSERGRSGKIPSPRSEDEILSSPHLKALLFSELKNATRNFRPDGLLGEGGFGCVYKGWLDEQALTAAKPGCGIAVAVKKLKPQGYQGHKEWLSEVDHLGQLHHPNLVKLIGYCLEDDNRLLVYEFMARGSLENHLFKRSAQPLPWETRVKVAIDAARGLSFLHNSESQVIYRDLKASNILLDSEFNAKLSDFGLAKAGPTGDQTHVSTQVMGTHGYAAPEYVATGRLTAKCDVYSFGVVLLELLSGRRAVDKEKVDVEQKLVDWAKSHLDDKRKIFRLMDTKLGGQYPRKGALILATLGMSCVNLDSRSRPPMDEVLRILEKIPSLKCVSVGSPWDRQTLPSPVSKSPRQLDLPSPITPYPRESLLPSPMIPTGTMIIGR; encoded by the exons aAGACACAAAACGTCCAGATAAGCCACCTCCAATTTTGACTATCCCTCCATTAAGTGAAAGGGGTAGAAGTGGGAAAATTCCGAGTCCAAGATCCGAGGATGAGATATTGTCGTCACCCCATTTGAAAGCCCTATTGTTTAGTGAGCTTAAGAATGCTACTAGAAACTTCCGCCCTGATGGTCTTCTTGGAGAAGGAGGGTTTGGATGTGTCTACAAAGGTTGGCTTGATGAGCAGGCTCTTACAGCGGCAAAGCCTGGATGTGGAATTGCAGTTGCTGTGAAGAAGCTTAAACCCCAAGGCTACCAGGGCCACAAGGAGTGGCTG TCGGAAGTAGATCATCTTGGCCAGCTCCATCATCCGAATCTTGTAAAACTTATTGGCTACTGCTTGGAAGATGACAACCGGCTACTGGTATATGAGTTCATGGCCAGAGGGAGTTTGGAGAATCATCTATTTAAAA GGAGTGCGCAACCTCTTCCATGGGAAACAAGGGTTAAGGTTGCCATAGATGCTGCTCGAGGGCTCTCTTTTCTTCACAACTCTGAATCACAAGTTATATATCGTGATCTTAAAGCTTCAAATATCCTGCTAGATTCA GAATTTAATGCTAAACTTTCGGACTTTGGATTGGCAAAAGCTGGCCCCACTGGGGATCAGACTCACGTATCTACTCAAGTCATGGGTACTCATGGTTATGCCGCCCCTGAGTACGTTGCTACAG GTCGGTTGACAGCAAAGTGCGATGTATATAGCTTTGGGGTGGTGTTGCTAGAGTTGCTTAGCGGGCGTCGTGCTGTTGATAAAGAAAAGGTTGATGTTGAGCAGAAGTTAGTGGACTGGGCGAAATCCCACTTGGATGACAAACGAAAGATATTCCGGCTTATGGACACCAAGTTGGGGGGTCAGTATCCTCGAAAAGGAGCTTTAATACTTGCAACACTGGGGATGAGCTGTGTAAACCTTGACTCCAGATCCCGGCCTCCAATGGATGAGGTTTTAAGAATTCTAGAGAAGATCCCATCTCTTAAATGTGTGTCCGTAGGTTCCCCTTGGGATAGACAAACGCTACCTAGTCCTGTTTCCAAATCACCAAGACAACTTGACCTTCCTTCACCGATTACCCCATACCCCCGTGAATCTCTGTTGCCATCCCCCATGATCCCCACAGGAACTATGATTATCGGGAGGTAG
- the LOC131297935 gene encoding probable serine/threonine-protein kinase PBL3 isoform X1 codes for MKKYRSGSPRRRVAKETKALFKIMSYQGSMEDTKRPDKPPPILTIPPLSERGRSGKIPSPRSEDEILSSPHLKALLFSELKNATRNFRPDGLLGEGGFGCVYKGWLDEQALTAAKPGCGIAVAVKKLKPQGYQGHKEWLSEVDHLGQLHHPNLVKLIGYCLEDDNRLLVYEFMARGSLENHLFKRSAQPLPWETRVKVAIDAARGLSFLHNSESQVIYRDLKASNILLDSEFNAKLSDFGLAKAGPTGDQTHVSTQVMGTHGYAAPEYVATDFKQKMPPGVDSKHHVVNKSSRLTAKCDVYSFGVVLLELLSGRRAVDKEKVDVEQKLVDWAKSHLDDKRKIFRLMDTKLGGQYPRKGALILATLGMSCVNLDSRSRPPMDEVLRILEKIPSLKCVSVGSPWDRQTLPSPVSKSPRQLDLPSPITPYPRESLLPSPMIPTGTMIIGR; via the exons aAGACACAAAACGTCCAGATAAGCCACCTCCAATTTTGACTATCCCTCCATTAAGTGAAAGGGGTAGAAGTGGGAAAATTCCGAGTCCAAGATCCGAGGATGAGATATTGTCGTCACCCCATTTGAAAGCCCTATTGTTTAGTGAGCTTAAGAATGCTACTAGAAACTTCCGCCCTGATGGTCTTCTTGGAGAAGGAGGGTTTGGATGTGTCTACAAAGGTTGGCTTGATGAGCAGGCTCTTACAGCGGCAAAGCCTGGATGTGGAATTGCAGTTGCTGTGAAGAAGCTTAAACCCCAAGGCTACCAGGGCCACAAGGAGTGGCTG TCGGAAGTAGATCATCTTGGCCAGCTCCATCATCCGAATCTTGTAAAACTTATTGGCTACTGCTTGGAAGATGACAACCGGCTACTGGTATATGAGTTCATGGCCAGAGGGAGTTTGGAGAATCATCTATTTAAAA GGAGTGCGCAACCTCTTCCATGGGAAACAAGGGTTAAGGTTGCCATAGATGCTGCTCGAGGGCTCTCTTTTCTTCACAACTCTGAATCACAAGTTATATATCGTGATCTTAAAGCTTCAAATATCCTGCTAGATTCA GAATTTAATGCTAAACTTTCGGACTTTGGATTGGCAAAAGCTGGCCCCACTGGGGATCAGACTCACGTATCTACTCAAGTCATGGGTACTCATGGTTATGCCGCCCCTGAGTACGTTGCTACAG ACTTCAAACAAAAGATGCCACCTGGAGTTGATTCGAAACACCATGTGGTAAATAAATCCA GTCGGTTGACAGCAAAGTGCGATGTATATAGCTTTGGGGTGGTGTTGCTAGAGTTGCTTAGCGGGCGTCGTGCTGTTGATAAAGAAAAGGTTGATGTTGAGCAGAAGTTAGTGGACTGGGCGAAATCCCACTTGGATGACAAACGAAAGATATTCCGGCTTATGGACACCAAGTTGGGGGGTCAGTATCCTCGAAAAGGAGCTTTAATACTTGCAACACTGGGGATGAGCTGTGTAAACCTTGACTCCAGATCCCGGCCTCCAATGGATGAGGTTTTAAGAATTCTAGAGAAGATCCCATCTCTTAAATGTGTGTCCGTAGGTTCCCCTTGGGATAGACAAACGCTACCTAGTCCTGTTTCCAAATCACCAAGACAACTTGACCTTCCTTCACCGATTACCCCATACCCCCGTGAATCTCTGTTGCCATCCCCCATGATCCCCACAGGAACTATGATTATCGGGAGGTAG
- the LOC131297935 gene encoding probable serine/threonine-protein kinase PBL18 isoform X3 has translation MKKYRSGSPRRRVAKETKALFKIMSYQGSMEDTKRPDKPPPILTIPPLSERGRSGKIPSPRSEDEILSSPHLKALLFSELKNATRNFRPDGLLGEGGFGCVYKGWLDEQALTAAKPGCGIAVAVKKLKPQGYQGHKEWLSEVDHLGQLHHPNLVKLIGYCLEDDNRLLVYEFMARGSLENHLFKRSAQPLPWETRVKVAIDAARGLSFLHNSESQVIYRDLKASNILLDSEFNAKLSDFGLAKAGPTGDQTHVSTQVMGTHGYAAPEYVATGRLTAKCDVYSFGVVLLELLSGRRAVDKEKVDVEQKLVDWAKSHLDDKRKIFRLMDTKLGGQYPRKGALILATLGMSCVNLDSRSRPPMDEVLRILEKIPSLKCVSVGSPWDRQTLPSPVSKSPRQLDLPSPITPYPRESLLPSPMIPTGTMIIGR, from the exons aAGACACAAAACGTCCAGATAAGCCACCTCCAATTTTGACTATCCCTCCATTAAGTGAAAGGGGTAGAAGTGGGAAAATTCCGAGTCCAAGATCCGAGGATGAGATATTGTCGTCACCCCATTTGAAAGCCCTATTGTTTAGTGAGCTTAAGAATGCTACTAGAAACTTCCGCCCTGATGGTCTTCTTGGAGAAGGAGGGTTTGGATGTGTCTACAAAGGTTGGCTTGATGAGCAGGCTCTTACAGCGGCAAAGCCTGGATGTGGAATTGCAGTTGCTGTGAAGAAGCTTAAACCCCAAGGCTACCAGGGCCACAAGGAGTGGCTG TCGGAAGTAGATCATCTTGGCCAGCTCCATCATCCGAATCTTGTAAAACTTATTGGCTACTGCTTGGAAGATGACAACCGGCTACTGGTATATGAGTTCATGGCCAGAGGGAGTTTGGAGAATCATCTATTTAAAA GGAGTGCGCAACCTCTTCCATGGGAAACAAGGGTTAAGGTTGCCATAGATGCTGCTCGAGGGCTCTCTTTTCTTCACAACTCTGAATCACAAGTTATATATCGTGATCTTAAAGCTTCAAATATCCTGCTAGATTCA GAATTTAATGCTAAACTTTCGGACTTTGGATTGGCAAAAGCTGGCCCCACTGGGGATCAGACTCACGTATCTACTCAAGTCATGGGTACTCATGGTTATGCCGCCCCTGAGTACGTTGCTACAG GTCGGTTGACAGCAAAGTGCGATGTATATAGCTTTGGGGTGGTGTTGCTAGAGTTGCTTAGCGGGCGTCGTGCTGTTGATAAAGAAAAGGTTGATGTTGAGCAGAAGTTAGTGGACTGGGCGAAATCCCACTTGGATGACAAACGAAAGATATTCCGGCTTATGGACACCAAGTTGGGGGGTCAGTATCCTCGAAAAGGAGCTTTAATACTTGCAACACTGGGGATGAGCTGTGTAAACCTTGACTCCAGATCCCGGCCTCCAATGGATGAGGTTTTAAGAATTCTAGAGAAGATCCCATCTCTTAAATGTGTGTCCGTAGGTTCCCCTTGGGATAGACAAACGCTACCTAGTCCTGTTTCCAAATCACCAAGACAACTTGACCTTCCTTCACCGATTACCCCATACCCCCGTGAATCTCTGTTGCCATCCCCCATGATCCCCACAGGAACTATGATTATCGGGAGGTAG